From a region of the Methylomonas rapida genome:
- a CDS encoding chemotaxis protein CheW, which produces MAEINEAEPSSKKVQSTSAQFLSFTLGKEEYGVDILRVQEIRSWEPVSRIPNVPAYEKGVVNLRGAIVPIIDLRERFGLGRSHYTPLTVVVVLQAQIRDKTRVMGVVVDAVSDVIDVDKKSIQSSPNFGAKVSTEFITGLVSVNQRMVMLLDVDKLLKLEGVDDDDEN; this is translated from the coding sequence ATGGCCGAAATTAACGAAGCAGAACCGTCGAGCAAGAAAGTGCAAAGTACGAGCGCGCAATTTTTGAGTTTTACCTTGGGTAAGGAAGAATATGGGGTCGATATATTGAGGGTGCAGGAAATCAGGAGCTGGGAGCCGGTTTCGCGTATTCCCAATGTGCCGGCCTATGAAAAAGGCGTGGTGAATTTGCGTGGCGCCATCGTGCCCATCATCGATTTGCGCGAGCGGTTTGGCTTGGGCCGCAGTCACTACACCCCGCTGACGGTGGTCGTGGTGTTGCAGGCGCAAATCCGCGACAAGACCCGGGTGATGGGGGTCGTGGTCGATGCCGTGTCCGACGTGATAGACGTCGATAAGAAGAGCATTCAGAGTTCGCCCAACTTCGGCGCGAAAGTCAGTACCGAGTTCATTACCGGTTTGGTTTCGGTGAATCAACGCATGGTGATGCTGTTGGATGTGGATAAATTATTGAAATTGGAAGGCGTGGACGATGACGATGAAAATTGA
- a CDS encoding GIY-YIG nuclease family protein, giving the protein MFWVYILRCADGSYYTGHTDDLERRMGQHATGGFSGYTASRRPLVLVWSQECFTREEALAAERQVKGWSRKKKEAMISGDWDEVSRLAKSKSVHPSTGSG; this is encoded by the coding sequence ATGTTTTGGGTTTATATACTTCGATGTGCTGACGGGAGTTATTACACTGGGCATACCGATGACCTTGAAAGACGCATGGGACAACATGCGACCGGAGGATTCTCAGGGTATACGGCATCGCGTCGTCCTTTGGTCCTTGTGTGGTCGCAGGAATGTTTTACTCGTGAAGAAGCCTTGGCAGCAGAGAGACAAGTCAAAGGTTGGAGTCGTAAGAAAAAAGAAGCAATGATTAGTGGTGATTGGGATGAGGTTTCTCGGCTAGCGAAAAGTAAATCCGTTCATCCTTCGACAGGCTCAGGATGA